A section of the Streptomyces sp. CG1 genome encodes:
- a CDS encoding benzaldehyde dehydrogenase, whose translation MTLLDSDVWSKKLFSDGWKDAIREQPVIEPATGAQLGTVGLATAEDVARAAARAAEAQQSWAATSPQQRAAVLRRAGELFTEHAAEIEDWLVREAGSVRAKAGFEVQLALGECFECAGLPTHPQGEVLTSEDARWSLARRRPAGVVSVIAPFNFPLILGLRSVAPALALGNAVLLKPDPRTAISGGVVIARVFEEAGLPAGVLHLLPGDGSVGQAVVEAPEVRVVSFTGSTPVGRAIGERAGRLLKRAHLELGGNNALVVLPGADVQKAASAGAFGSYLHQGQICMTTGRHIVHESLLDEYTTALTAKAEALPVGDPAREDVALGPLIDRRQLERVHGIVTDSVAAGATLAAGGEIVGAGYRATVLTGLTTDMPAWREEIFGPVAPVIGFTTLEEAARIVNDCEFGLSVGILGDVGTAMKLADRIDSGKIHINQQTVDDEPNAPFGGVKASGTGSRFGGAAANVEAFTETQWVTVRPDIADYPF comes from the coding sequence ATGACACTCCTGGACAGCGACGTCTGGAGCAAGAAGCTTTTCAGCGACGGCTGGAAAGACGCCATCCGCGAGCAGCCGGTGATCGAGCCGGCGACCGGGGCTCAGCTCGGCACCGTGGGCCTGGCCACCGCCGAGGACGTGGCTCGCGCCGCCGCCCGCGCCGCCGAGGCCCAGCAGTCCTGGGCGGCCACCTCTCCGCAGCAGCGCGCGGCCGTACTGCGCCGCGCGGGCGAGCTGTTCACCGAGCACGCCGCCGAGATCGAGGACTGGCTGGTGCGGGAGGCGGGCTCCGTACGGGCCAAGGCGGGTTTCGAGGTGCAGCTGGCGCTGGGCGAGTGCTTCGAGTGCGCGGGGCTGCCGACACATCCGCAGGGTGAGGTGCTCACGTCCGAGGACGCCCGCTGGTCGCTCGCCCGGCGCCGCCCGGCCGGCGTGGTGAGCGTGATCGCGCCGTTCAACTTCCCGCTCATTCTGGGGCTGCGCTCGGTGGCGCCCGCGCTGGCGCTGGGCAACGCGGTGCTGCTCAAGCCGGATCCGCGCACCGCGATCAGCGGCGGGGTCGTCATCGCGCGGGTCTTCGAGGAGGCCGGGCTGCCCGCCGGGGTGCTCCATCTGCTCCCGGGCGACGGCTCGGTCGGCCAGGCCGTCGTCGAGGCACCCGAGGTACGGGTGGTCTCCTTCACCGGATCCACGCCGGTCGGACGGGCGATCGGCGAGCGGGCCGGCCGGCTGCTCAAGCGGGCCCACCTGGAACTCGGCGGGAACAACGCCCTGGTGGTGCTGCCCGGGGCGGACGTGCAGAAGGCGGCTTCGGCCGGTGCGTTCGGCTCGTACCTGCACCAGGGGCAGATCTGTATGACGACCGGCCGGCACATCGTGCACGAGTCGCTCCTCGACGAGTACACCACCGCGCTCACGGCGAAGGCCGAGGCGCTGCCCGTGGGCGACCCCGCGCGGGAGGACGTGGCGCTGGGGCCGCTGATCGACCGGCGGCAGCTGGAGCGGGTGCACGGGATCGTCACCGACAGTGTCGCGGCGGGCGCGACGCTGGCCGCGGGCGGCGAGATCGTGGGCGCCGGGTACCGGGCCACCGTACTGACCGGACTCACCACCGACATGCCGGCGTGGCGCGAGGAAATCTTCGGACCTGTCGCACCCGTCATCGGCTTCACCACGCTGGAGGAGGCCGCACGGATCGTCAACGACTGCGAGTTCGGGCTGTCCGTCGGCATCCTCGGTGACGTCGGCACGGCGATGAAGCTCGCCGACCGGATCGACTCCGGCAAGATCCACATCAATCAGCAGACGGTTGACGACGAGCCCAACGCCCCCTTCGGCGGGGTCAAGGCGTCCGGCACCGGGTCCCGGTTCGGCGGAGCCGCCGCCAACGTCGAGGCCTTCACCGAGACGCAGTGGGTCACGGTACGCCCGGACATCGCCGACTACCCGTTCTGA
- a CDS encoding phosphocholine-specific phospholipase C has protein sequence MPEISRRSFIGTAAAGAALAAGLPGTTEAADTRLGGIADVKHVVILMQENRSFDHYFGTLSGVRGFSDRQATVLSNGDPVFRQPDRGRKDGYLLPFRMDTTKYNAQNAAGLPHDWDTGHTAVNDGAMDKWVAAKGEHTMGYFTREDIPYQYALADAFTLCDGYFCSLNGPTDPNRLYLWTGTAGPGVDGTTGPWTDNTPVTNNPVADWTTYAERLEKAGITWRVYHNPDGSDDRYGDYDDNALSYFKQFHEFPKDDPRYVNAMTKWDLTAFDQHCKDGTLPTVSWLVAPYLFCEHPNASPDYGAHWVNTALQSLFSNPEVWKHTVFLLMYDENDGYFDHVIPPFPEPGTKDEFANGKSIGLGSRVPLWVVSPWSRGGWANSQVFDHTSVLRFLERVTGVHEPNISDWRRTVCGDLTSCFDFTRPDYSIPQLPDTVALMAKADAGDSLPAVRIPDQQSMPTQEEGRRPHRALPYRPWADVTVDQATGKVTCTLTNDGTVGYHFTVLPNVALPFTGTPFTVPAHASRAYVWDAAGTDGRYDFSVYGADGFVRRFSGTVVREGQDDVAVPSVTAALQRSGRPEHASIELELRNSGGTEVAFTLTPNDFAGKERTVWVGAGDRTRLTWPTEEGRYDVTVTAGTGTRFAQRYAGTVHAA, from the coding sequence ATGCCCGAGATCAGCCGCCGCTCCTTCATCGGCACCGCCGCGGCCGGAGCCGCCCTCGCCGCCGGCCTCCCCGGCACCACGGAGGCCGCCGACACCCGGCTCGGCGGCATCGCCGACGTCAAACACGTCGTCATCCTGATGCAGGAGAACCGCAGCTTCGACCACTACTTCGGCACCCTGAGCGGTGTACGCGGCTTCAGCGACCGCCAGGCGACCGTCCTGTCGAACGGCGACCCGGTGTTCCGCCAGCCGGACAGAGGCCGCAAGGACGGCTACCTGCTGCCCTTCCGCATGGACACCACGAAGTACAACGCGCAGAACGCGGCCGGACTCCCGCACGACTGGGACACCGGCCACACGGCCGTCAACGACGGCGCGATGGACAAGTGGGTCGCCGCAAAGGGCGAGCACACCATGGGCTACTTCACCCGCGAGGACATCCCCTACCAGTACGCCCTCGCCGACGCGTTCACCCTCTGCGACGGCTACTTCTGCTCGCTGAACGGCCCCACCGACCCGAACCGCCTCTACCTGTGGACCGGCACCGCGGGCCCCGGCGTGGACGGCACCACCGGCCCCTGGACCGACAACACGCCCGTCACGAACAACCCGGTGGCCGACTGGACGACGTACGCCGAACGCCTGGAGAAGGCCGGCATCACCTGGCGCGTCTACCACAACCCGGACGGCTCCGACGACCGGTACGGCGACTACGACGACAACGCGCTGTCGTACTTCAAGCAGTTCCACGAGTTCCCCAAGGACGACCCGCGCTACGTCAACGCCATGACGAAGTGGGACCTGACGGCCTTCGACCAGCACTGCAAGGACGGCACCCTGCCCACGGTCTCCTGGCTGGTGGCGCCGTACCTGTTCTGCGAACACCCGAACGCCAGCCCCGACTACGGCGCCCACTGGGTCAACACCGCGCTGCAGTCGCTGTTCTCCAACCCCGAGGTGTGGAAGCACACCGTCTTCCTCCTCATGTACGACGAGAACGACGGCTACTTCGACCATGTCATCCCACCGTTCCCGGAGCCGGGCACCAAGGACGAGTTCGCGAACGGCAAGTCCATAGGCCTCGGCAGCCGGGTGCCGCTGTGGGTCGTCTCGCCGTGGTCGCGCGGCGGCTGGGCCAACTCCCAGGTGTTCGACCACACCTCGGTGCTGCGCTTCCTGGAGCGCGTCACCGGTGTGCACGAGCCCAACATCTCCGACTGGCGGCGCACCGTCTGCGGCGACCTCACCAGCTGCTTCGACTTCACCAGGCCCGACTACAGCATCCCCCAGCTGCCCGACACGGTCGCCCTGATGGCCAAGGCGGACGCCGGTGACTCGCTGCCGGCGGTCAGGATCCCCGACCAGCAGTCCATGCCGACACAGGAGGAGGGCCGGCGTCCGCACCGGGCGCTGCCCTACCGGCCGTGGGCCGATGTGACGGTCGACCAGGCCACCGGCAAGGTCACCTGCACGCTCACGAACGACGGCACCGTCGGCTACCACTTCACCGTGCTGCCGAACGTCGCCCTGCCCTTCACCGGCACCCCGTTCACGGTCCCGGCGCACGCGTCCCGCGCCTATGTGTGGGACGCCGCCGGCACCGACGGCCGCTACGACTTCTCGGTGTACGGCGCCGACGGGTTCGTCCGCCGCTTCTCCGGCACGGTCGTCCGCGAGGGCCAGGACGACGTGGCGGTGCCGTCGGTGACGGCGGCGCTGCAGCGGTCCGGGCGGCCCGAGCACGCGTCGATCGAGCTGGAGCTCCGCAACTCCGGTGGCACCGAGGTGGCCTTCACGCTCACGCCGAACGACTTCGCGGGCAAGGAGCGGACCGTGTGGGTCGGCGCCGGCGACCGCACACGGCTGACGTGGCCCACCGAAGAGGGACGGTACGACGTCACGGTCACCGCGGGGACGGGCACCCGCTTCGCCCAGCGGTACGCGGGCACTGTGCACGCGGCCTGA
- a CDS encoding GNAT family N-acetyltransferase, producing the protein MTQPSAAPAVERNDVKHRYEILIDGERAGLTAYRDRGEQRVFFHTEIDEAFAGQGLASRLVEEALTDVRASGKRIVPVCPFVAKFLKNHEEFADITDAVTPDVLEWLDTELG; encoded by the coding sequence ATGACCCAGCCTTCCGCCGCTCCGGCCGTCGAGCGCAACGACGTCAAGCACCGGTACGAGATCCTGATCGACGGCGAGCGCGCCGGACTGACCGCCTACCGTGACCGCGGCGAACAGCGCGTGTTCTTCCACACCGAGATCGACGAGGCCTTCGCCGGACAGGGCCTGGCCTCCCGGCTGGTCGAGGAGGCGCTCACCGACGTACGGGCGTCCGGCAAGCGGATCGTGCCCGTCTGCCCGTTCGTGGCCAAGTTCCTCAAGAATCACGAGGAGTTCGCCGACATCACTGACGCGGTGACCCCCGACGTTCTGGAGTGGCTGGACACGGAACTGGGCTGA